A part of Acropora palmata chromosome 8, jaAcrPala1.3, whole genome shotgun sequence genomic DNA contains:
- the LOC141889393 gene encoding DNA polymerase epsilon subunit 2-like — protein MAPSVRSKIVYVFKLHGLSLKTDATKFLTEVLSPLTEVELEDWLDKIVEGVQKQPLSSSLIDRDIAEQAVQECSQRSEDDDDKAFTFIDAFDVPRFTFSVERKKFLPSSGSVALHSKNPNSKPEVFRERYNILHQRTMRHELFSPVVEGANPGQAAEKFTFKPVEFLLGSTANLGQLIVLGMMTQIKEGKYFLEDPTGVVEMDLKQANFHTGLYAENCFVLAEGTYEDGVFHVKALGFPPAEPGSVTRSHFGSINFFGGPSSTSLKASAKLKALERENNDAMFVILSDVWLDQPRVLEKLRALFSGYSAVPPALFIFCGNFTSEPHGPTHYHTLKQSFQAFAKMVSDFPPLIENSRFVFVPGSQDPGPGNILPRPPIPSVFSALVTDKIPLSIFASNPCRIQYCTQEIIVFREDLMNKMCRNSRNLPKDLKDIPVQLMKTILAQAHLCPIPPHVRPMYWTQDHSLRVYPVPDLMILADKYDPYTCSSLDCMCTNPSSFARNEFAFKVYWPSTRELEDCKITD, from the exons atggcTCCTTCTGTTCGAAGTAAAATAGTGTACGTGTTCAAGTTACACGGTCTCTCGTTGAAAACAGACGCAACGAAATTCCTAACAGAAGTGTTAAGCCCTTTGACTGAGGTCGAATTGGAAGATTGGCTTGATAAAATTGTCGAAGGTGTTCAAAAACAGCCTTTGAGTTCGTCGCTCATCGATCGAGACATCGCTGAGCAGGCGGTGCAGGAATGCAGCCAAAGATCCGAAGATGATGACGACAAGGCGTTTACTTTCATTGACGCTTTCGATGTACCAAGGTTCACCTTCAGTGTAGAGAGGAAAAAGTTTCTGCCGAGCAGTGGATCAGTTGCTCTGCATTCAAAGAACCCGAACTCGAAACCAGAG GTATTTCGAGAGAGATACAATATCTTACATCAGAGAACCATGCGGCACGAACTGTTTTCTCCAGTAGTTGAGGGAGCAAACCCGGGGCAAGCAGCAGAGAAATTCACTTTCAAGCCAGTGGAGTTCTTATTAGGAAGCACAGCTAACCTTGGTCAGCTTATTGTGCTTGGCATGATGACACAGATCAAGGAAGGGAAATACTTCCTGGAAGATCCCACTGGTGTTGTGGAAATGGATCTTAAACAAGCCAATTTTCATACTGGCCTCTACGCGGAAAACTGCTTTGTGCTGGCTGAAGGTACCTACGAAGATGGTGTTTTCCATGTGAAAGCATTAGGTTTCCCACCAGCAGAACCTGGAAGCGTGACCAGGAGCCACTTTGGGAGCATCAATTTTTTCGGTGGGCCATCATCTACTAGTTTGAAAGCATCAGCCAAGCTGAAGGCTCTAGAGCGAGAAAACAATGATGCAATGTTTGTTATATTATCAGATGTGTGGTTGGATCAGCCCAGGGTACTGGAGAAACTCCGTGCATTGTTCTCTGGATATTCTGCAGTGCCTCCAGCCTTGTTCATCTTCTGTGGCAACTTCACATCTGAACCTCATGGACCAACTCACTACCACACCTTAAAGCAGTCATTCCAAGCATTTGCCAAAATGGTCTCTGACTTTCCACCACTGATTGAGAACAGCAGATTTGTGTTTGTCCCGGGCTCACAAGACCCTGGACCGGGAAATATTCTTCCAAGACCACCAATTCCTTCAGTTTTTTCTGCACTTGTAACTGACAAAATCCCTCTCAGCATCTTTGCCTCCAATCCTTGCAGGATCCAGTATTGTACACAGGAGATAATTGTGTTTCGTGAAGACCTTATGAATAAGATGTGTCGTAACTCCCGTAATTTGCCCAAGGATTTGAAAGACATTCCTGTCCAATTGATGAAAACCATCCTTGCTCAGGCACATCTTTGCCCCATCCCACCCCATGTAAGGCCCATGTATTGGACTCAGGATCACTCCCTTAGGGTGTATCCTGTTCCAGATTTGATGATTTTAGCTGACAAATATGATCCTTACACATGCTCCAGTTTGGACTGCATGTGTACAAATCCAAGTTCCTTTGCCAGAAATGAGTTTGCATTTAAAGTGTACTGGCCTTCAACTAGGGAACTAGAGGACTGTAAAATTACTGACTAA
- the LOC141889550 gene encoding tRNA (guanine(6)-N(2))-methyltransferase THUMP3-like encodes MADWVTVCATVSTGLESIAVKECKEKLACKSIREGRGRVYFEISVDSFSEVKILRSVENLFIVLKEFEEGSEEIDCFSSDILEKFYKLPQHLEWSLALSLWKQFTGYEGILFKNETTEGKRLEDGTVAPVDCADNQNKGEDPVGEDETDSDSKENPAKRIKRSNEDPHDELKDNKCDHTLMKNNSSENGSLLLLPRFRVTCTRTGKNHSFSSPEAAAKFGGGINDWFGWRVDLSNADIEVLLNIVENHVVIGVSLTKESRGKRNIVHFGPTTLKSSIAYCMLKLADIQPGDVVCDPMCGGGSIPIEAVLNWPICAHLCGDNHEMAPPRTLANVQSVTGQQADKRKSLPLDIYQWNVCNLPLKSDSVDVFISDLPFGKKSGSKHENWNLYPKALEEMARVCCAESGRAVLLTQDKRVMGQVLNKTEQWKKDLTLWINMGGLKAGLYVLSRTKK; translated from the exons ATGGCCGACTGGGTCACGGTCTGTGCTACCGTTTCCACCGGACTAGAATCTATTGCTGTGAAAGAGTGTAAAGAGAAACTTGCTTGTAAATCCATTAGAGAAGGGAGAGGACgtgtttattttgaaatttcggtCGATTCCTTCTCAGAAGTTAAAATTCTAAGATCAGTTGAAAATCTTTTTATTGTCCTGAAGGAATTTGAAGAAGGAAGCGAAGAAATTGATTGCTTTAGTTCCGACATTCTTGAAAAGTTTTACAAATTGCCGCAGCACCTTGAATGGAGTCTAGCACTTTCTCTATGGAAACAGTTCACAGGATACGAGGGAAtacttttcaaaaatgaaacaactgaaGGTAAAAGGCTTGAAGATGGAACTGTTGCGCCAGTCGATTGTGCAGACAACCAGAATAAAGGAGAAGATCCTGTTGGCGAAGATGAGACCGACAGCGACTCCAAAGAGAACCCAGCCAAAAGAATAAAACGTAGTAATGAAGATCCTCACGATGAGCTGAAAGATAACAAG tgTGATCACACcttgatgaaaaacaattcaTCTGAAAATGGAAGCCTTTTGTTATTACCACGATTCCGTGTCACATGCACCCGTACTGGCAAAAACCACTCCTTCTCATCACCAGAAGCTGCGGCGAAGTTTGGTGGAGGCATCAATGACTGGTTTGGTTGGCGCGTTGACTTGAGCAATGCAGATATTGAGGTGCTTCTTAACATTGTGGAGAATCATGTGGTAATTGGTGTGTCACTGACCAAGGAGAGtagaggaaaaagaaatattgttcACTTTGGTCCAACAACTTTGAAATCATCCATCGCTTACTGCATGCTCAAGCTTGCAGACATTCAACCTG gTGATGTTGTTTGTGATCCGATGTGTGGAGGTGGATCTATTCCTATTGAAGCTGTTCTGAACTGGCCCATATGTGCTCATTTATGTGGCGACAATCATGAGATGGCTCCCCCCAGAACCTTGGCAAATGTTCAGAGTGTAACAGGACAACAGGCAGATAAAAG gAAAAGTCTTCCTCTTGATATTTACCAGTGGAATGTTTGCAATCTTCCTTTGAAATCAGACAGTGTTGATGTGTTCATTTCTGATCTGCCATTTGGCAAGAAGAGTGGTTCCAAACATGAAAACTGGAACTTATATCCTAAGGCACTGGAGGAGATGGCTCGGGTATGCTGTGCAGAGAGTGGTAGAGCTGTGCTGTTAACACAGGACAAACGAGTTATGGGGCAAGTCCTTAATAAAACGGAGCAGTGGAAAAAGGACTTGACTTTGTGGATCAATATGGGAGGCCTAAAAGCTGGACTGTATGTTTTGTctagaacaaaaaagtga
- the LOC141889552 gene encoding uncharacterized protein LOC141889552 — translation MGTVKAGNLHKLSGFFKNSWKKRYFVLYQDGVFCYYQDAKDKESDGKIHMKTECRQIKVGYAVGEGVKPPKEKDVNTMFCVSSPERTWYLYADSEIEAREWIVVLEQARSPLNYCSPQPPPGGSSYPPYGAPAASVPGYPPNTPAYGAAPNAPVMGGNAPPIGFNPLVLEGAGTAGPPPPYAQGPPQPQALYGQPSPYPTGPPVAPPGYAPHPQGIPAPQPSYLNQLYPHQPPGQYYPAPPPGQYPRQQYYPGQHTTYFQGGKPQTMYVQQPQQQHSSRNNMMMGAAAGVVGGAALGYMVGNTMGGFGHGYGGWGSDHSWSSGGSFDCGFD, via the exons ATGGGAACTGTGAAAGCAGGAAATCTCCACAAACTAA GCggattttttaagaattcGTGGAAGAAACGGTACTTCGTGTTGTACCAAGATGGTGTATTCTGTTACTACCAAGACGCAAAGGACAAGGAATCAGATGGAAAAATCCACATGAAAACAGAGTGTCGACAAATTAAAGTCGGATATGCTGTCGGAGAAGGAGTAAAACCGCCAAAGGAGAAAGATGTCAACACCATGTTCTGTGTCAGTTCGCCTGAGAGGACGTGGTATCTTTACGCTGATTCCGAGATCGAAGCTCG GGAATGGATTGTAGTTTTGGAACAGGCGCGCTCACCA ctgaATTATTGTAGTCCCCAGCCACCCCCTGGAGGTTCTAGCTATCCGCCATATGGTGCCCCAGCTGCAAGTGTCCCAGGTTATCCACCAAATACTCCTGCCTATGGTGCAGCACCGAATGCTCCTGTTATGGGTGGAAATGCACCCCCAATAGGCTTCAATCCTTTGGTCCTTGAGGGAGCAGGAACAG CTGGTCCTCCACCTCCATATGCTCAAGGGCCACCGCAACCACAAGCACTATACGGGCAGCCATCACCTTACCCGACCGGACCACCAGTTGCACCACCAGGCTATGCTCCTCATCCTCAAGGCATTCCTGCACCTCAGCCAAGCTATCTAAATCAGCTTTACCCCCATCAACCACCAGGACAGTACTATCCTGCCCCTCCCCCTGGACAGTATCCACGGCAGCAGTACTACCCTGGCCAGCATACAACTTATTTTCAAGGTGGCAAGCCACAGACTATGTACGTTCAGCAACCTCAGCAACAGCATAGCAGTCGCAATAACATGATGATGGGAGCCGCGGCAGGAGTTGTCGGTGGTGCTGCATTGGGTTACATGGTTGGAAACACCATGGGAGGATTTGGGCACGGATATGGAGGGTGGGGCTCAGACCATTCTTGGTCCTCTGGGGGAAGTTTCGACTGTGGTTTTGACTGA